A region of Spiribacter roseus DNA encodes the following proteins:
- a CDS encoding efflux RND transporter periplasmic adaptor subunit → MNLRSYLLALAAALVVGTWMLSGRIGERADAPSAERDAGAAAPVMDVAVTELEAERVERFLESQGDTVADRDVQLRAETGGQVAAVQVEAGDTVAPGDPIVELAMGDREARRTEAQARVDQAEADFEAARQLSGDGFQSQIAVTEARAALESARARRAAIEEEIDNTRITAPIAGQVESRGVDTGDYLAAGEQVVRIIDVDPLVAIGHVAQQSIRQVETGREVRIELATGDTLIGTVRRIGNAAEAGSRTFRVEVEAANPDGLPAGVSATLRIPLGTVRAHFLSPAWLALAASGEVGVKTVDDADQVAFAPVDIVRTERDGVWVTGLPDRVRLITVGQGFVRPGDTVNPVPANASANGG, encoded by the coding sequence ATGAACCTCCGGTCGTATCTCCTTGCCCTGGCGGCGGCGCTGGTCGTCGGCACCTGGATGCTGAGCGGCCGGATCGGCGAGCGTGCCGATGCGCCGTCCGCTGAGCGTGATGCCGGGGCGGCGGCGCCGGTCATGGACGTGGCGGTCACCGAGCTTGAGGCCGAGCGCGTCGAGCGCTTTCTCGAGAGCCAGGGTGATACCGTGGCTGACCGCGATGTCCAGTTGCGTGCTGAAACCGGTGGCCAGGTGGCGGCGGTGCAGGTCGAAGCCGGTGACACCGTCGCCCCGGGGGATCCCATCGTCGAGCTGGCGATGGGTGATCGCGAAGCCCGCCGTACCGAGGCACAGGCCCGGGTTGACCAGGCCGAGGCGGATTTCGAGGCTGCCCGGCAGCTCTCGGGCGATGGCTTTCAGTCGCAGATCGCCGTCACCGAGGCGCGCGCGGCGCTGGAATCGGCCCGCGCCCGGCGCGCCGCCATCGAAGAGGAAATCGACAACACCCGCATCACGGCACCCATCGCCGGTCAGGTGGAATCGCGTGGTGTGGACACCGGCGACTATCTGGCCGCCGGCGAGCAGGTGGTGCGGATCATCGATGTCGACCCGCTGGTCGCCATCGGCCATGTCGCCCAGCAGTCCATCCGCCAGGTCGAAACCGGGCGCGAGGTGCGCATCGAGCTGGCCACCGGCGACACCCTGATCGGCACGGTGCGGCGTATCGGCAACGCCGCCGAGGCGGGCTCGCGTACCTTTCGGGTCGAGGTCGAGGCGGCCAACCCCGACGGTCTGCCGGCGGGCGTCAGCGCCACGCTGCGCATCCCGCTGGGGACGGTGCGCGCGCATTTCCTGAGTCCGGCCTGGCTGGCGCTGGCGGCGTCGGGCGAGGTCGGCGTGAAGACCGTCGACGACGCCGATCAGGTGGCCTTTGCCCCGGTGGATATCGTGCGCACCGAGCGCGACGGCGTCTGGGTGACCGGGCTGCCGGATCGGGTGCGCCTGATCACCGTGGGCCAGGGCTTTGTCCGCCCCGGCGACACCGTGAACCCGGTCCCGGCCAACGCCTCCGCCAACGGCGGCTGA
- the ribA gene encoding GTP cyclohydrolase II has protein sequence MAVESSARETSQARLPTRWGTFRIHGFQADNGGEHVALVMGDPAAAEAPLVRVHSECLTGDALFSQRCDCGPQLEAAMQRIGEAGEGVLVYLRQEGRGIGLLNKIRAYGVQDEAGADTVEANEVLGFAADARDYGVAASMLGALGVTAVRLMTNNPAKVEGLEAAGMRVIERLPLLAGRNPHNHAYLETKAAKFGHHFEP, from the coding sequence ATGGCCGTTGAGTCCAGCGCCCGCGAGACCAGTCAGGCCCGCCTGCCGACGCGCTGGGGGACGTTCCGCATCCACGGTTTTCAGGCCGATAACGGCGGCGAGCATGTGGCGCTGGTGATGGGGGATCCTGCCGCGGCCGAGGCGCCGCTGGTGCGCGTACACTCGGAGTGCCTGACCGGCGATGCCCTGTTCAGCCAGCGCTGTGACTGTGGCCCCCAGCTTGAGGCGGCCATGCAGCGGATCGGCGAGGCCGGCGAGGGCGTGCTGGTGTACCTGCGCCAGGAGGGCCGGGGCATCGGCCTGCTCAACAAGATCCGCGCCTATGGCGTTCAGGATGAGGCCGGCGCGGATACCGTCGAGGCCAACGAGGTGCTGGGCTTTGCTGCCGATGCCCGCGATTATGGCGTGGCCGCCTCCATGCTGGGCGCGCTGGGCGTGACAGCGGTGCGGCTGATGACCAACAACCCGGCCAAGGTCGAGGGCCTTGAGGCCGCCGGCATGCGGGTGATCGAGCGACTGCCGCTGCTGGCCGGGCGCAATCCCCACAATCACGCCTATCTCGAGACCAAGGCGGCCAAGTTCGGGCATCACTTCGAGCCATGA
- a CDS encoding glutathione S-transferase family protein: MGLLVDGVWHDQWYDTESTGGRFERPETVFRNPIDPQGDHPPESGRYHLYVSLACPWAHRALIVRRLKGLEPHIGVSVVHPYMGSGGWHFDDSYPGATADALFGLEYLHQIYQKADPHYTGRVTVPALWDRQRETLVNNESADLVRIFNHAFNDLPGVADDLDLYPADRAETIDALNAQVYHAVNNGVYKAGFATAQTAYEQAVGELFAALDELEARLGDQRYLAGDAITEADWRLFTTLVRFDPVYVGHFKCNIRRIDDYPHLSGYLRDLYQQPGIAGTVSIDHIKRHYYTSHPMINPTGIIPAGPVIDLDAPHGR; encoded by the coding sequence ATGGGATTGCTCGTAGACGGCGTCTGGCACGACCAGTGGTATGACACCGAATCCACCGGCGGGCGCTTCGAGCGGCCCGAGACGGTGTTCCGCAACCCGATCGATCCGCAGGGCGATCACCCGCCGGAATCGGGCCGCTATCACCTGTATGTGTCGCTGGCCTGCCCGTGGGCGCACCGGGCGCTGATCGTCCGCCGGTTGAAGGGCCTCGAGCCGCATATCGGGGTCTCGGTGGTGCATCCCTACATGGGCAGCGGCGGCTGGCATTTCGATGACAGCTACCCCGGGGCCACCGCCGATGCGCTGTTCGGCCTCGAGTATCTGCATCAGATCTATCAGAAGGCCGATCCGCACTACACCGGCCGGGTCACGGTGCCGGCGCTCTGGGACCGGCAGCGTGAAACGCTGGTCAACAACGAGTCGGCGGATCTGGTGCGTATTTTCAACCACGCCTTCAATGATCTGCCGGGGGTGGCCGACGATCTGGATCTCTACCCCGCCGATCGGGCCGAGACCATCGACGCCCTTAACGCGCAGGTCTATCACGCCGTCAACAATGGCGTGTACAAGGCGGGTTTCGCCACCGCCCAGACGGCCTATGAACAGGCCGTGGGCGAGCTTTTTGCCGCCCTCGACGAGCTCGAGGCCCGGCTGGGCGATCAGCGCTACCTGGCCGGCGACGCCATCACCGAGGCCGACTGGCGGCTGTTCACCACGCTGGTGCGCTTTGACCCGGTGTATGTCGGGCACTTCAAGTGCAATATCCGCCGCATCGACGACTATCCGCACCTCAGTGGCTATCTGCGCGATCTCTATCAGCAGCCGGGGATCGCCGGGACGGTGAGCATTGATCACATCAAGCGCCACTATTACACCAGCCACCCGATGATCAATCCCACCGGCATCATCCCGGCCGGTCCGGTGATCGACCTGGACGCGCCGCATGGCCGTTGA
- the wrbA gene encoding NAD(P)H:quinone oxidoreductase — protein sequence MSRILVVYYSTWGHVETMAGAIAEGARSVEGAEVVVKRVPELMPEDVARAAGAKLDQAAPLASPDELADYDAILFGTPTRFGNMAAQMRNFLDQTGSLWASGKLIGKVGSVFASTGSQHGGQETTLTSFHTTLFHQGMVVVGVPYSCPALTTMDEITGGTPYGATTLSDGDGSRQPSDNELEIARFQGRHVAEIAGRLAT from the coding sequence ATGAGCCGTATTCTGGTGGTTTATTACAGCACCTGGGGGCATGTCGAGACGATGGCCGGTGCCATTGCCGAGGGCGCGCGATCGGTGGAGGGCGCCGAGGTGGTCGTCAAGCGGGTGCCCGAGCTCATGCCCGAGGACGTGGCCCGGGCGGCCGGCGCCAAGCTCGATCAGGCCGCGCCGCTGGCAAGCCCGGATGAGCTGGCCGACTACGATGCCATCCTGTTCGGGACCCCGACGCGGTTTGGCAACATGGCCGCGCAGATGCGCAACTTCCTCGATCAGACCGGGTCGTTGTGGGCCAGCGGCAAGCTGATCGGCAAGGTGGGCAGCGTTTTCGCCAGCACCGGCAGCCAGCATGGCGGTCAGGAGACCACGCTGACCTCGTTCCACACGACGCTGTTCCACCAGGGCATGGTGGTGGTGGGTGTGCCCTACTCCTGCCCGGCGCTGACCACCATGGACGAGATCACCGGCGGCACGCCCTACGGCGCGACCACGCTTTCCGATGGCGATGGCAGCCGCCAGCCGAGTGACAACGAACTCGAGATCGCCCGTTTTCAGGGGCGCCATGTGGCGGAAATCGCCGGGCGTCTCGCGACTTAG
- a CDS encoding glycosyltransferase, with the protein MNIVMMTNTYTPHVGGVARSVSALTEGCRDRGHRVLVVAPVFPDTPADEPDVVRIPAIQNFNGSDFSVVLPVPGKLDEALDAFEPDIIHAHHPFLIGSTALRVAARRACPLVFTHHTLYEAYTHYVPGDSTALKRFVVELSTSYANSADQVFAPSESVADLLRERGVESPLAVVPTGIDRAAFSGGDAHAGRQRLGIDPQARVIGHVGRLAEEKNLDYLARALVEAARQDPAVICLVVGDGPAGADIDARFAAAGLADRLVRPGALALPALADAYAAMDVFGFASFTETQGLVLAEAMTAGVPVVALDASGAREVVKGDNGRLLDDDAPPAAFAEALLGMLSLSGAARARMRQALAETADAYSLSSCVDRALALYAGCRAERPDRPVAFRDEARAAWQRSLRRVHAEWTVIRGMARAAGKALGPDNDPDELF; encoded by the coding sequence ATGAACATCGTCATGATGACCAACACCTACACTCCGCATGTCGGTGGCGTGGCCCGGTCCGTCTCGGCCCTCACCGAGGGGTGCCGCGACCGCGGGCACCGGGTGCTGGTGGTGGCGCCGGTGTTCCCCGATACCCCGGCGGACGAGCCCGATGTGGTGCGCATCCCCGCCATCCAGAACTTCAATGGCAGTGACTTTTCGGTGGTGCTGCCGGTGCCGGGTAAGCTCGATGAGGCCCTGGATGCCTTCGAGCCCGACATCATTCATGCCCACCACCCGTTCCTGATCGGCTCCACCGCCCTGCGCGTGGCGGCACGACGGGCCTGCCCGCTGGTGTTCACCCATCACACGCTCTACGAGGCCTACACCCACTACGTCCCCGGCGATTCCACGGCGCTCAAGCGGTTTGTCGTCGAGCTGTCCACGAGCTATGCCAACAGCGCCGATCAGGTGTTCGCTCCCAGCGAGAGCGTGGCGGATCTGCTGCGCGAGCGCGGGGTGGAGTCGCCGCTGGCGGTGGTGCCCACCGGCATCGACCGGGCGGCGTTCAGCGGCGGTGACGCCCACGCCGGCCGCCAGCGTCTGGGCATTGATCCGCAGGCGCGGGTCATCGGCCATGTCGGCCGGCTGGCCGAGGAGAAGAACCTGGATTATCTGGCCCGGGCGCTGGTCGAGGCCGCCCGGCAGGACCCGGCGGTGATCTGCCTGGTGGTGGGCGACGGGCCCGCCGGCGCCGACATTGATGCCCGCTTTGCCGCCGCCGGCCTGGCCGATCGGCTGGTGCGCCCCGGCGCGCTGGCCCTGCCGGCGCTGGCCGATGCCTATGCCGCGATGGATGTGTTCGGCTTTGCCTCGTTCACCGAAACCCAGGGCCTGGTGCTGGCCGAGGCCATGACCGCCGGCGTGCCGGTGGTGGCGCTGGATGCATCGGGTGCACGCGAGGTGGTGAAGGGGGATAATGGCCGATTACTGGATGACGATGCCCCGCCGGCGGCGTTTGCCGAGGCGCTGCTGGGCATGCTGTCCCTGAGCGGAGCGGCCCGGGCGCGGATGCGTCAGGCGCTGGCCGAAACGGCGGATGCGTATTCGCTGTCAAGCTGTGTCGACCGGGCGCTGGCGCTCTACGCGGGTTGTCGGGCCGAGCGGCCCGACCGGCCCGTGGCGTTCCGTGACGAGGCGCGCGCGGCCTGGCAGCGGAGCCTGCGCCGTGTGCACGCGGAATGGACCGTGATCCGCGGCATGGCGCGGGCGGCCGGCAAGGCGCTGGGGCCGGATAACGACCCCGACGAACTTTTCTGA
- a CDS encoding glycoside hydrolase family 15 protein, with the protein MALMRWLPWRWVVRRAARSQGFMDPLAVMARLRRFGQPSEVAEPIELLRAGMIFHARGLINTRVIQHNLDWIWPYWIEQQFDPHSPAFLPRAFSITHVNLTHRNWTAVGRPDCAALPIIDPRGLVTPLIDGGSVDAWVRGADGEWLIPSRLPAVDQRLDRGDDDLSVTTTAETGGLQLASRARVVAAGDGHRLECRYTATAAAGGRLALALRPYNPEGISFIQRLDQAPGESPAAAWQWRVFDEQHVMQPARLDFDTRPERIDTSDYESGDVAQRLAGEPADGGDAGVTPARLDCDTGLLTAAAQFDLAPGESRSVTLSVPLPEPADPVGPASWAEALAPAAQLDVPDADYQALYDTALRTLLLHSVEDIYPGPYTYKRFWFRDAAFIIHGLFNAGLLERGRRSLARFPGRQTRATGYFHSQEGEWDSNGQALWIIARHHALTGEWPPGADRDEWLRVIRRGVQWVARKRLPADSDRPEAGLLPAGFSAEHLGPNDYYYWDDQWAHGGLRAVAERLRADGEPALADWVDDEAADLAASLERAYAADGERLGRPVMPASPRRRMDAGAIGSIAAGFPLQTLAADDARLLGTVGYLLDAHRVNGGFFQEMIHSGVNAYLTLHLAQVLLRAGDADGLALMDAVARLASPTGQWPEAIHPRTDGGCMGDGQHVWAAAEWVSMMRNAFVREEGDGLVLGAGVQPRWLAARTGFGFGPTPTAFGSVRVRFEPTPEGHRVDWRIDGPGPAWIRLAVPGQPPIDRAGHCRSLEMPEAPV; encoded by the coding sequence ATGGCGTTAATGAGGTGGCTGCCCTGGCGCTGGGTGGTGCGCCGGGCGGCCCGATCGCAGGGGTTCATGGACCCGCTGGCGGTGATGGCGCGGCTGCGGCGCTTCGGCCAGCCCTCGGAGGTGGCCGAGCCCATCGAGCTGCTGCGCGCCGGGATGATCTTTCATGCCCGGGGACTGATCAACACGCGGGTCATCCAGCACAACCTGGACTGGATCTGGCCGTACTGGATCGAGCAGCAGTTCGACCCGCACAGCCCGGCGTTTCTGCCCCGGGCGTTCAGCATCACCCACGTCAATCTCACCCACCGCAACTGGACCGCGGTGGGCCGGCCGGACTGCGCCGCGCTGCCCATCATTGACCCGCGCGGGCTGGTGACACCGCTCATCGACGGCGGCTCGGTGGATGCCTGGGTGCGGGGGGCCGATGGCGAGTGGCTGATCCCCTCGCGTCTGCCCGCCGTCGATCAGCGGCTGGACCGCGGCGACGATGACCTGAGCGTGACCACCACCGCCGAGACCGGCGGCCTGCAACTGGCCAGCCGCGCCCGGGTGGTGGCCGCCGGCGATGGCCATCGCCTGGAGTGTCGCTACACCGCCACCGCCGCGGCGGGTGGGCGCCTGGCGCTGGCGCTGCGCCCCTATAACCCCGAGGGCATCAGCTTTATCCAGCGGCTTGACCAGGCACCGGGCGAGTCGCCGGCGGCCGCGTGGCAGTGGCGGGTGTTTGACGAGCAGCACGTGATGCAGCCGGCGCGGCTCGACTTTGACACCCGCCCCGAGCGCATCGATACCTCGGATTACGAATCAGGGGATGTCGCCCAGCGGCTTGCCGGTGAGCCTGCCGATGGCGGTGATGCGGGCGTCACCCCCGCGCGTCTCGACTGCGACACCGGGCTGCTGACCGCTGCGGCGCAGTTCGATCTGGCGCCCGGGGAGTCGCGCAGCGTGACCCTGTCGGTGCCGCTGCCCGAGCCCGCCGATCCGGTGGGCCCGGCCTCGTGGGCCGAGGCGCTGGCCCCGGCGGCGCAACTGGATGTGCCGGATGCGGACTATCAGGCGCTCTACGACACGGCGCTGCGCACGCTGCTGCTGCACTCCGTCGAAGACATCTACCCGGGGCCCTATACCTATAAGCGCTTCTGGTTCAGGGATGCGGCGTTCATCATCCATGGGCTGTTCAACGCCGGGCTGCTCGAGCGCGGGCGCCGCTCGCTGGCCCGCTTTCCGGGGCGCCAGACCCGCGCCACCGGCTATTTCCACAGCCAGGAGGGCGAGTGGGATTCCAATGGTCAGGCGCTCTGGATCATCGCCCGCCACCACGCCCTCACCGGCGAGTGGCCGCCGGGCGCGGACCGCGATGAGTGGCTGCGGGTGATCCGGCGCGGTGTCCAGTGGGTGGCGCGCAAGCGGCTGCCAGCGGACAGCGACCGGCCCGAGGCCGGGTTGCTGCCGGCCGGCTTCAGCGCCGAGCATCTCGGCCCCAACGACTATTACTACTGGGACGATCAGTGGGCGCATGGCGGTCTGCGGGCGGTGGCCGAGCGGCTGCGCGCCGACGGCGAACCGGCGCTGGCCGATTGGGTGGACGACGAGGCGGCTGATCTGGCGGCGAGCCTCGAGCGGGCCTACGCCGCCGATGGCGAGCGACTGGGCCGGCCGGTGATGCCGGCCTCGCCCCGGCGGCGCATGGATGCCGGGGCGATTGGCTCGATTGCCGCGGGGTTTCCGCTGCAGACCCTGGCCGCGGACGATGCCCGCCTGCTGGGCACGGTCGGGTATCTGCTGGATGCGCATCGCGTCAATGGCGGCTTTTTCCAGGAAATGATCCACTCCGGCGTCAATGCCTATCTGACCCTGCACCTGGCCCAGGTGCTGCTGCGGGCCGGCGACGCCGATGGCCTCGCATTGATGGATGCGGTGGCCCGGCTGGCGAGCCCCACCGGGCAGTGGCCCGAAGCCATCCACCCGCGCACCGATGGCGGCTGCATGGGGGATGGCCAGCACGTCTGGGCGGCGGCCGAATGGGTGTCGATGATGCGCAACGCGTTCGTCCGCGAGGAAGGCGATGGCCTGGTACTCGGCGCCGGTGTCCAGCCGCGCTGGCTGGCCGCGCGGACCGGGTTCGGTTTCGGTCCCACGCCCACGGCGTTCGGCAGCGTCCGGGTGCGCTTTGAACCAACGCCCGAGGGGCATCGTGTCGACTGGCGGATCGATGGCCCCGGGCCGGCCTGGATCCGCCTGGCGGTGCCGGGACAGCCGCCGATCGACCGCGCCGGCCACTGCCGGTCGCTGGAAATGCCGGAGGCACCGGTATGA
- the folE gene encoding GTP cyclohydrolase I FolE: MNPDLDHHFEQIITGLGEDPSRGGLEKTPYRAARAMEYLTQGYHQSLDELVNGAMFESDNDEMVIVRDIEFYSLCEHHVLPFFGHAQVGYIPDGRVIGLSKIARVVDMYARRLQIQENLAREVAEAIQQVTQARGVAVQMDAQHMCMMMRGVSKQNAEMSSSVMLGTFRESVSARNEFLQLIRRRPA; the protein is encoded by the coding sequence ATGAATCCGGATCTCGACCACCATTTCGAGCAGATCATCACGGGCCTGGGTGAGGACCCGAGCCGTGGCGGCCTGGAGAAGACGCCCTATCGCGCGGCCCGGGCCATGGAATACCTCACCCAGGGCTATCACCAGTCGCTCGACGAGCTGGTCAACGGTGCAATGTTCGAATCCGACAATGACGAAATGGTCATTGTTCGTGACATCGAATTCTACTCGCTCTGCGAGCATCACGTCCTGCCCTTCTTCGGCCACGCCCAGGTCGGTTACATCCCCGACGGCCGGGTCATCGGCCTGTCGAAGATCGCCCGCGTCGTCGACATGTACGCCCGCCGCCTGCAGATACAGGAAAACCTCGCCCGCGAGGTGGCCGAGGCCATCCAGCAGGTCACCCAGGCGCGCGGCGTGGCCGTGCAGATGGACGCCCAGCACATGTGCATGATGATGCGCGGGGTGAGTAAGCAGAACGCGGAGATGAGCTCCTCGGTGATGCTCGGCACATTCCGCGAGTCGGTCTCGGCGCGCAACGAATTCCTCCAGCTCATCCGTCGCCGGCCGGCATGA
- the folX gene encoding dihydroneopterin triphosphate 2'-epimerase: MSGGIQRPLSRIRVKDLRLRTFVGFNDEEQRKRQDVVVNLRIDYDALAAARGDVVDEALDYKTITKQIIAHIEDNRFLLLEKLVNDLVELIMAHTAVQYAEVEVDKPHALRFADSVSLTMTAQRD; this comes from the coding sequence ATGAGCGGCGGTATCCAGCGGCCCCTGTCGCGCATCCGGGTCAAGGACCTGCGGCTGCGCACGTTCGTCGGCTTCAACGACGAGGAGCAGCGCAAGCGCCAGGATGTGGTCGTCAACCTGCGCATCGACTACGACGCCCTCGCCGCCGCGCGCGGTGATGTGGTGGACGAGGCACTGGACTATAAGACCATCACCAAGCAGATCATCGCTCATATCGAGGACAACCGGTTTCTGCTGCTCGAAAAGCTGGTCAACGATCTGGTCGAGCTGATCATGGCGCACACGGCGGTGCAGTATGCCGAGGTCGAGGTCGACAAGCCCCACGCCCTGCGCTTCGCCGATTCGGTTTCGCTGACCATGACCGCCCAGAGGGACTGA
- a CDS encoding LysE family translocator, translating into MTVSAWLSLLAICVLGAVSPGPSLALVIRNTVNRGRGAGLITAVSHGLGVGVYALATALGLAAVIATHETLHSAITLAGAGYLLWLGASAMRAGHPAAEAGAEPAPADVMPGRGVAAARDGLTMALLNPKIAVFFLALFSQFVTPGAGAPTVALLAGTATVVDAGWYALVATGLSASGGAAWLRRRQVWIERLTGAVLVFLALSTAATVLG; encoded by the coding sequence ATGACCGTCAGCGCCTGGCTGTCACTGCTTGCCATCTGCGTGCTCGGCGCCGTGTCACCGGGCCCCAGCCTGGCGCTGGTCATCCGCAACACGGTCAACCGCGGACGCGGCGCGGGGCTGATCACCGCCGTCAGTCACGGCCTGGGCGTCGGCGTCTATGCCCTGGCGACGGCGCTGGGGCTGGCGGCAGTCATCGCCACCCATGAGACCCTGCACAGCGCGATCACCCTAGCGGGTGCCGGCTATCTGCTGTGGCTGGGGGCCAGTGCCATGCGCGCGGGCCACCCGGCCGCCGAAGCGGGTGCCGAGCCCGCCCCCGCCGATGTCATGCCCGGGCGCGGCGTGGCGGCGGCCCGCGATGGCCTGACCATGGCGCTGCTCAACCCCAAGATCGCGGTGTTCTTTCTGGCCCTGTTCAGCCAGTTCGTCACGCCCGGCGCCGGTGCGCCGACCGTCGCCCTGCTGGCCGGCACCGCCACCGTGGTCGATGCCGGCTGGTATGCGCTGGTGGCGACGGGTCTGTCCGCCAGCGGCGGTGCCGCCTGGCTGCGGCGCCGGCAGGTCTGGATCGAGCGGCTGACCGGGGCGGTGCTGGTGTTCCTGGCCCTCAGCACCGCCGCCACCGTGCTTGGCTGA
- a CDS encoding universal stress protein, whose amino-acid sequence MIRSILLYLHKDGHEANHVAAAAALASAHEAHLTGLAVAEPLAAHAEYLPPEALDRYREAWQTRNAGLAAIFESQVAHQALSTEWRSVEDLRVDRSTVDVVAQQARYSDLLVLGQVDPDRPADLVPADLPGQAAVMAGRPVLALPYAWQRRPVGHRVIVGWDGGRESARAVSDALPLLCRADEVQVAVIGTEAPGLRGAGTDLPGADVAAYLARHGVRVTATHQGSVDIPVADALLSAAADADADLLVMGAYGRSRFREMVMGGTTRRILGEMTLPVLLSH is encoded by the coding sequence ATGATTCGCTCGATCCTGCTTTATCTGCACAAGGACGGCCACGAGGCCAATCACGTCGCCGCCGCGGCGGCCCTGGCAAGCGCCCATGAGGCCCACCTGACCGGCCTGGCGGTGGCCGAGCCGCTGGCCGCCCATGCCGAATACCTGCCGCCCGAGGCGCTGGATCGCTACCGCGAGGCCTGGCAGACCCGTAACGCCGGGCTGGCGGCGATCTTTGAGTCCCAGGTGGCGCATCAGGCGCTCAGCACCGAATGGCGCTCGGTGGAGGATCTGCGCGTTGACCGCAGCACCGTGGATGTCGTCGCCCAGCAGGCGCGCTATTCCGATCTGCTGGTGCTGGGCCAGGTCGACCCGGATCGGCCCGCCGACCTGGTGCCGGCCGATCTGCCCGGCCAGGCGGCGGTCATGGCCGGGCGTCCGGTGCTGGCGCTGCCCTATGCCTGGCAGCGGCGTCCGGTGGGGCATCGGGTGATCGTCGGCTGGGATGGCGGTCGCGAATCGGCCCGGGCGGTCAGTGATGCCCTGCCCCTGCTGTGCCGGGCCGACGAGGTGCAGGTGGCAGTGATCGGCACCGAGGCGCCGGGCCTGCGCGGGGCGGGGACCGATCTGCCCGGGGCCGATGTCGCCGCCTACCTGGCCCGGCACGGTGTGCGGGTGACCGCGACCCACCAGGGCAGTGTCGACATCCCCGTGGCCGACGCCCTGCTGTCGGCGGCCGCCGACGCTGATGCCGATCTGCTGGTGATGGGGGCGTACGGGCGCTCGCGGTTCCGGGAGATGGTCATGGGCGGGACCACCCGCCGGATCCTGGGCGAAATGACCCTGCCGGTGCTGCTCTCGCACTGA
- a CDS encoding efflux RND transporter periplasmic adaptor subunit, giving the protein MKVFIRLLIALLLLGGIFGGIFGYKYFVQTQGGGPGGPRPANITATTVASEQWQGERSSVGSLTAVDRVAVSTEVAGTIESLNFDSGERVDTNDVLVALDTDVDEAELQGLQAEAELARIAFNRAEDLLPQQAISQSEFDEARARLDSATAAVDTQQARLAQKTIRAPFPGILGLRTVSVGQYLAPGSDIVEIQRLDPIYADFTLPERFLTDLEQGQSIEVNTSAFEDTFNGTITAIDSAIRENTRAVSVRATLDNPDGRLRPGMFAEVTVLEPMERTLLTIPRTAVSFNTYGDFVLRINQNDNGLVAERVQIETGEVRDGRVEVTSGLDKGDRVVAAGLVKVRPGQPVTIDDTVTLNPDEVTGR; this is encoded by the coding sequence ATGAAAGTTTTTATCCGTCTGCTTATCGCCCTTCTCCTGCTGGGCGGAATCTTTGGTGGCATCTTCGGCTACAAATACTTTGTCCAGACGCAGGGTGGCGGCCCGGGCGGCCCGCGTCCGGCCAACATCACCGCGACCACGGTCGCCAGCGAGCAGTGGCAGGGCGAGCGCAGCAGCGTCGGCAGCCTGACCGCCGTGGATCGCGTCGCCGTGAGCACCGAGGTGGCCGGCACCATCGAGTCGCTCAACTTCGACTCGGGTGAGCGCGTCGACACCAATGATGTGCTGGTCGCCCTGGACACCGATGTTGACGAGGCCGAGCTGCAGGGCCTTCAGGCCGAGGCCGAGCTGGCCCGCATCGCGTTCAACCGCGCCGAGGATCTGCTCCCCCAGCAGGCCATCTCCCAGTCCGAGTTCGACGAAGCGCGGGCCCGGCTCGACAGCGCCACCGCGGCCGTGGACACCCAGCAGGCGCGACTGGCGCAGAAGACCATCCGCGCGCCCTTCCCGGGCATTCTCGGTCTGCGCACGGTCAGCGTCGGCCAGTATCTGGCCCCCGGCAGTGACATTGTCGAGATCCAGCGGCTCGACCCGATCTATGCCGACTTCACCCTGCCCGAGCGGTTTCTCACCGACCTCGAGCAGGGCCAGTCCATCGAGGTGAACACCAGCGCCTTCGAGGACACCTTCAACGGGACCATCACCGCCATCGACAGCGCCATCCGCGAGAACACCCGCGCCGTGTCGGTGCGCGCCACGCTGGACAATCCCGACGGGCGACTGCGACCCGGCATGTTCGCCGAGGTGACGGTGCTCGAGCCCATGGAGCGCACGCTGCTCACCATCCCGCGCACGGCGGTAAGCTTTAACACCTATGGCGATTTCGTGCTGCGCATCAATCAGAACGACAACGGTCTGGTGGCCGAGCGCGTGCAGATTGAGACCGGCGAGGTGCGCGATGGCCGGGTCGAGGTCACCAGTGGCCTCGACAAGGGCGATCGCGTGGTGGCCGCCGGGCTGGTCAAGGTCCGCCCCGGCCAGCCGGTCACCATTGATGACACCGTCACGCTGAATCCGGACGAGGTGACCGGTCGATGA